One genomic window of Glycine soja cultivar W05 chromosome 9, ASM419377v2, whole genome shotgun sequence includes the following:
- the LOC114425004 gene encoding uncharacterized protein LOC114425004 isoform X1 encodes MEKNKSDDILLDDWEDALLEQLIQTEEQFVLTSTAPKTPPNPTSSLSSFSLALPPPLPPPPPPPPPSAVSFSPPREFSQRPTTSITLDSPSPTPISISDNKDLEIDRLKRELEHATKQIANLEKERVKLKKERDKKEDQLKSISSRNEEENACTKFSKSKSIDKDFGTHALNCHKISSKFQNGVSSNDLIVESTSKAKGVETATISHQEAQGALPLRDDLSAYLDLSQKLLAIWGSPTDNKMGTNVISKLLVGCQRDFQVLFGCMNMSLPSEITRELLSDLSSSGVALHYLKDRFHTPEAAKISNLYLALTKIADGTDVLKTLIEPLLDLCGMENVVIVHSSLCVLHMVLKLLLELEKNVGRRDNVFIEGLCIGKGLADSGVKDGNIFNEEIGSRKECQSHQNSLQPRVNWIYLFEIMHQIAMKITEERVRVEVVSIMKLLFLQSNAYFEREWFGQKIVFETISELLKKDAGLSVKKHALRLLYLVLNCPKLLAAFCCGCKERDDSSAMDDNDLALHFQNFKIILQGLSDCVASCRGGILELKVSRNAILVLAFLASSGQPGFEIFVGHKLSCRGVNYLMLILQLLVSEMDLEAGAHGQQPEIFRERTFLIRETLILLNRLVSSPSYSATVLHGLTTNRDMAGLTIDVASRLSQKGKKNEQQDSMVNHIRETEIVDLARMFKKRVFTYFGDDL; translated from the exons ATGGAGAAGAACAAGAGCGATGACATATTGTTGGACGATTGGGAAGACGCGTTACTGGAGCAGTTAATCCAAACCGAAGAGCAGTTTGTCCTCACTTCCACCGCACCAAAAACGCCTCCCAACCCTACTTCCTCGTTGTCTTCTTTCTCTCTCGctcttcctccaccactaccaccaccaccaccgcctccgCCTCCTTCCGCCGTTTCCTTCTCGCCCCCGCGAGAGTTCTCTCAGAGGCCCACCACAAGTATCACTCTCGACTCGCCCTCTCCCACTCCCATTTCAATCTCCGATAATAAAGACCTCGAAATCGACCGCTTAAAG AGGGAGCTGGAACATGCGACAAAGCAGATTGCAAATCTG GAAAAGGAGCGTGTCAagttaaagaaagaaagagacaaGAAAGAAGATCAGCTCAAATCCATATCTTccaggaatgaagaagaaaatgctTGTACTAAGTTTTCAAAGTCAAAGAGTATAGACAA GGATTTTGGAACTCATGCTCTCAACTGTCATAAAATctcttcaaaatttcaaaatggagTATCTTCAAATGATCTGATTG TTGAATCTACTTCTAAAGCTAAGGGAGTTGAAACAGCCACGATTAGTCATCAAGAAGCTCAGGGTGCTCTACCTCTACGTGATGATCTGTCTGCTTATCTTGATCTCTCCCAGAAGTTGCTGGCAATATGGGGATCTCCAACTGACAACAAGATGGGAACTAATGTGATATCAAAGTTGCTTGTGGGTTGTCAAAGAGATTTTCAGGTTCTCTTCGGCTGCATGAATATGAGTCTGCCCTCTGAAATAACAAGAGAATTACTTTCAGATTTAAGCTCTTCAGGAGTAGCGTTGCATTACCTCAAGGATCGTTTTCATACTCCAGAAGCAGCAAAGATTTCTAATCTCTACCTTGCATTGACAAAG ATAGCTGATGGGACAGATGTTTTGAAAACTCTGATTGAGCCATTGCTTGATCTCTGTGGTATGGAAAAT GTTGTTATTGTCCATAGCTCTCTCTGTGTACTACACATGGTTCTGAAGCTCCTTCTGGAATTGGAAAAGAATGTTGGAAGGAG GGACAATGTCTTCATTGAAGGACTTTGCATTGGGAAGGGCCTTGCGGATTCTGGTGTAAAAGATGGAAATATCTTCAATGAAGAAATAGGGAGCAGAAAAGAGTGCCAGAGCCATCAGAATTCCTTACAACCTCGTGTAAATTGGATTTATCTTTTTGAGATAATGCATCAAATAGCCATGAAGATCACAGAAGAAAGAGTGAGAGTGGAGGTGGTATCTATTATGAAGTTGCTTTTCCTACAAAGTAATGCTTACTTTGAGAGGGAGTG GTTTGGCCagaaaatagtttttgaaaCTATTTCAGAATTGCTAAAGAAGGATGCTGGGCTGTCTGTGAAGAAACATGCTCTAAGACTTCTATATCTAGTTCTAAATT GTCCAAAACTGTTGGCTGCTTTCTGTTGTGGTTGCAAAGAGAGGGATGATAGCAGTGCTATGGATGACAATGATTTGGCTTTAcatttccaaaattttaaaatcatcctTCAAGGATTGTCTGATTGTGTAGCATCTTGTAGAGGAGGTATATTG GAGTTGAAAGTAAGCAGAAATGCAATTCTTGTGCTGGCTTTCCTTGCATCATCTGGACAACcgggttttgaaatttttgttggtCATAAGCTCTCTTGTAGAGGAGTAAACTATCTTATGTTGATTTTGCAATTACTGGTATCGGAGATGGATCTTGAAGCTGGAGCACATGGGCAGCAGCCAGAAATATTTAGGGAGAG GACATTTCTGATACGGGAGACACTGATATTACTTAACAGACTAGTGTCTAGTCCTTCATATTCTGCCACTGTCTTGCACGGTTTGACGACCAATAGGGATATGGCTGGTTTGACAATTGATGTTGCAAGCAGATTATCtcagaaaggaaagaaaaatgagCAGCAGGACAGCATGGTGAATCATATAAGAGAAACTGAAATTGTTGACCTCGCTCGCATGTTCAAGAAAAGGGTGTTCACATATTTTGGTGATGATTTGTAG
- the LOC114425004 gene encoding uncharacterized protein LOC114425004 isoform X2, whose product MEKNKSDDILLDDWEDALLEQLIQTEEQFVLTSTAPKTPPNPTSSLSSFSLALPPPLPPPPPPPPPSAVSFSPPREFSQRPTTSITLDSPSPTPISISDNKDLEIDRLKRELEHATKQIANLEKERVKLKKERDKKEDQLKSISSRNEEENACTKFSKSKSIDKDFGTHALNCHKISSKFQNGVSSNDLIVESTSKAKGVETATISHQEAQGALPLRDDLSAYLDLSQKLLAIWGSPTDNKMGTNVISKLLVGCQRDFQVLFGCMNMSLPSEITRELLSDLSSSGVALHYLKDRFHTPEAAKISNLYLALTKIADGTDVLKTLIEPLLDLCGMENVVIVHSSLCVLHMVLKLLLELEKNVGRRDNVFIEGLCIGKGLADSGVKDGNIFNEEIGSRKECQSHQNSLQPRVNWIYLFEIMHQIAMKITEERVRVEVVSIMKLLFLQSNAYFEREWFGQKIVFETISELLKKDAGLSVKKHALRLLYLVLNCPKLLAAFCCGCKERDDSSAMDDNDLALHFQNFKIILQGLSDCVASCRGGILLSVEASL is encoded by the exons ATGGAGAAGAACAAGAGCGATGACATATTGTTGGACGATTGGGAAGACGCGTTACTGGAGCAGTTAATCCAAACCGAAGAGCAGTTTGTCCTCACTTCCACCGCACCAAAAACGCCTCCCAACCCTACTTCCTCGTTGTCTTCTTTCTCTCTCGctcttcctccaccactaccaccaccaccaccgcctccgCCTCCTTCCGCCGTTTCCTTCTCGCCCCCGCGAGAGTTCTCTCAGAGGCCCACCACAAGTATCACTCTCGACTCGCCCTCTCCCACTCCCATTTCAATCTCCGATAATAAAGACCTCGAAATCGACCGCTTAAAG AGGGAGCTGGAACATGCGACAAAGCAGATTGCAAATCTG GAAAAGGAGCGTGTCAagttaaagaaagaaagagacaaGAAAGAAGATCAGCTCAAATCCATATCTTccaggaatgaagaagaaaatgctTGTACTAAGTTTTCAAAGTCAAAGAGTATAGACAA GGATTTTGGAACTCATGCTCTCAACTGTCATAAAATctcttcaaaatttcaaaatggagTATCTTCAAATGATCTGATTG TTGAATCTACTTCTAAAGCTAAGGGAGTTGAAACAGCCACGATTAGTCATCAAGAAGCTCAGGGTGCTCTACCTCTACGTGATGATCTGTCTGCTTATCTTGATCTCTCCCAGAAGTTGCTGGCAATATGGGGATCTCCAACTGACAACAAGATGGGAACTAATGTGATATCAAAGTTGCTTGTGGGTTGTCAAAGAGATTTTCAGGTTCTCTTCGGCTGCATGAATATGAGTCTGCCCTCTGAAATAACAAGAGAATTACTTTCAGATTTAAGCTCTTCAGGAGTAGCGTTGCATTACCTCAAGGATCGTTTTCATACTCCAGAAGCAGCAAAGATTTCTAATCTCTACCTTGCATTGACAAAG ATAGCTGATGGGACAGATGTTTTGAAAACTCTGATTGAGCCATTGCTTGATCTCTGTGGTATGGAAAAT GTTGTTATTGTCCATAGCTCTCTCTGTGTACTACACATGGTTCTGAAGCTCCTTCTGGAATTGGAAAAGAATGTTGGAAGGAG GGACAATGTCTTCATTGAAGGACTTTGCATTGGGAAGGGCCTTGCGGATTCTGGTGTAAAAGATGGAAATATCTTCAATGAAGAAATAGGGAGCAGAAAAGAGTGCCAGAGCCATCAGAATTCCTTACAACCTCGTGTAAATTGGATTTATCTTTTTGAGATAATGCATCAAATAGCCATGAAGATCACAGAAGAAAGAGTGAGAGTGGAGGTGGTATCTATTATGAAGTTGCTTTTCCTACAAAGTAATGCTTACTTTGAGAGGGAGTG GTTTGGCCagaaaatagtttttgaaaCTATTTCAGAATTGCTAAAGAAGGATGCTGGGCTGTCTGTGAAGAAACATGCTCTAAGACTTCTATATCTAGTTCTAAATT GTCCAAAACTGTTGGCTGCTTTCTGTTGTGGTTGCAAAGAGAGGGATGATAGCAGTGCTATGGATGACAATGATTTGGCTTTAcatttccaaaattttaaaatcatcctTCAAGGATTGTCTGATTGTGTAGCATCTTGTAGAGGAGGTATATTG TTGTCTGTGGAAGCATCACTATAA
- the LOC114425406 gene encoding disease resistance protein RPM1-like, which yields MAESAVSFLLERLKPVFVNKLKLFTGVEAEVIYLKGQLELIRAFLRAADAFEESDEELKVWVRQVRDVVHEAEDLLDELELVQLHNHTNGLSNYLSIRNMKAHYRIAHELKAINSRMKTISLTRKRFLSKLDTASEASNSTYTVNAWHDQRGDALLLDNTDLVGIDRPKKQLIGWLINGCTGRKVISVTGMGGMGKTTLVKKVFDDPEVRKHFKACVWVTVSQSCKTEELLRDLARKLFSEIRRPIPEGLESMCSDKLKMIIKDLLQRKRYLVVFDDVWQMYEWEAVKYALPNNNCGSRIMITTRKSNLAFTSSIESNGKVYNLQPLKEDEAWDLFCRNTFQGHSCPSHLIDICKYILRKCGGLPLAIVAISGVLATKDKHRIDEWDMICRSLGAEIQGNGKLDNFKTVLNLSFNDLPYHLKYCFLYLSIFPEDYLIQRMRLIRLWIAEGFIKAKEGKTKEDVADDYLKELLNRNLIQVAEITSDGRVKTLRIHDLLREIIILKSKDQNFVSVVKEQSMAWPEKIRRLSVHGTLPCHRQQHIHRSGSQLRSLLMFGVGENLSLGKLFPGGCKLLGVLDYQDAPLNKFPVAVVDLYHLRYLSLRNTKVTMVPGYIIGKLHNLETLDLKKTSVRELPLDILKLQKLRHLLVYKFNVKGYAQFYSKHGFKAPTEIGNLKALQKLCFVEANQDCGMIIRQLGELSQLRRLGILKLREEDGKAFCLSIERLTNLHALSVASEGENKVIDLAFLCSPPPFLQRLYLSGRLQELPSWIQSLHSLARLFLKWSCLKHDPLVYLQDLPSLAHLELVQVYDGDTLHFVCGKFKKLKVLGLDKFDGLKQVTVGEDAMPCLERLSIGRCELLKKVPSGIEHLSKLKVLEFFDMPDELMKTICPHGPGKDYCKVSHIPNVYSTYWRDDGWDVYALDSFSRDCSPRSGTVMRSHEPRTLWKV from the exons ATGGCTGAGAGTGCAGTGAGTTTTCTTCTCGAAAGGCTTAAACCTGTTTTTGTGAATAAGTTGAAATTGTTCACAGGGGTTGAAGCAGAAGTGATATATCTGAAAGGACAGTTGGAGTTGATAAGAGCCTTCTTAAGGGCTGCAGATGCATTTGAAGAgagtgatgaggaactcaaagTTTGGGTTAGGCAAGTCAGAGATGTTGTTCATGAGGCAGAAGATCTTCTTGATGAATTGGAACTGGTTCAGCTACATAACCATACAAATGGACTCTCTAATTATCTCAGTATCAGGAATATGAAAGCTCATTATCGGATTGCACACGAGTTAAAAGCCATCAACTCACGCATGAAAACTATTTCTTTAACTCGCAAGAGATTCCTCAGTAAACTTGACACTGCTTCTGAGGCTTCAAATTCCACTTATACAG TTAACGCGTGGCATGATCAACGGGGAGACGCCCTTCTCCTGGACAACACTGATCTAGTTGGAATAGACAGGCCTAAAAAGCAGCTGATCGGGTGGTTGATTAATGGTTGTACCGGACGAAAAGTGATTTCTGTCACTGGAATGGGAGGGATGGGAAAAACTACTTTGGTAAAGAAAGTATTCGATGATCCAGAAGTAAGAAAACACTTCAAAGCCTGTGTTTGGGTTACCGTTTCTCAATCTTGTAAAACTGAGGAGCTTCTCAGAGACTTGGCCCGGAAGCTTTTTTCCGAAATAAGGCGACCGATTCCTGAGGGACTTGAAAGCATGTGTAGTGATAAGCTGAAGATGATCATCAAAGACCTGCTGCAGAGGAAGAGGTATCTAGTGGTATTTGATGATGTGTGGCAAATGTATGAATGGGAAGCTGTCAAATATGCATTGCCTAACAATAACTGTGGCAGCAGGATCATGATCACTACACGAAAATCCAATTTAGCCTTTACTTCCAGCATAGAATCCAATGGTAAGGTGTATAACTTGCAACCCTTGAAAGAAGATGAGGCTTGGGATCTATTTTGTAGGAACACTTTTCAGGGTCATTCATGCCCCTCACATTTGATTGACATATGTAAATACATCTTAAGAAAATGTGGGGGTCTTCCCCTTGCAATTGTGGCAATCAGTGGTGTCCTGGCTACAAAAGACAAGCACAGGATCGATGAATGGGACATGATTTGCCGTAGTCTTGGAGCTGAAATTCAAGGCAATGGTAAACTTGATAATTTCAAAACAGTACTCAACCTCAGTTTCAATGATTTACCTTACCATTTGAAATACTGTTTCTTGTACTTGAGCATCTTTCCTGAGGACTATCTGATTCAGCGCATGAGATTGATTCGCTTGTGGATAGCAGAAGGATTCATTAAAgccaaagaaggaaaaacaaagGAAGATGTTGCAGATGATTACCTCAAGGAGCTCCTGAACAGAAACTTGATACAGGTAGCAGAGATAACATCTGATGGAAGGGTGAAAACTTTGCGAATCCATGATCTTCTAAGGGAGATTATCATTTTGAAGTCCAAGGACCAAAACTTTGTATCCGTTGTCAAAGAACAAAGCATGGCATGGCCAGAAAAGATTCGGAGACTTTCGGTGCACGGCACATTACCATGTCATCGGCAGCAACATATTCATAGGTCAGGCTCTCAACTCCGTTCTCTCTTAATGTTTGGTGTTGGAGAAAATTTATCTCTTGGCAAACTGTTTCCTGGTGGTTGTAAACTGCTAGGTGTTTTAGATTATCAAGATGCACCTTTGAATAAGTTTCCAGTAGCAGTTGTTGATCTATATCATTTAAGATATCTAAGCTTAAGGAACACAAAGGTGACAATGGTTCCAGGTTACATAATAGGGAAGTTGCATAATCTAGAAACACTGGATCTTAAGAAAACTTCTGTCAGAGAATTGCCTTTAGATATACTAAAGCTTCAAAAGCTTCGCCATCTCCTTGTGTATAAATTTAATGTCAAAGGCTATGCACAGTTCTACTCCAAACATGGTTTTAAGGCCCCCACTGAAATAGGAAATTTGAAGGCACTACAAAAACTTTGTTTTGTGGAGGCAAACCAAGATTGTGGAATGATAATAAGGCAGTTAGGGGAGCTAAGTCAACTAAGAAGGTTAGGCATCTTGAAACTTAGAGAGGAAGATGGGAAGGCTTTCTGTTTGTCCATTGAGAGATTAACCAATCTCCATGCCCTTTCTGTTGCTTCTGAAGGTGAGAATAAAGTCATTGATCTTGCGTTCCTTTGTTCGCCTCCTCCGTTTCTTCAACGCTTGTATTTGTCCGGGCGTTTACAAGAGTTACCAAGTTGGATACAGTCTCTCCATAGCCTTGCTAGGCTATTTCTCAAATGGAGCTGTTTAAAACATGATCCACTAGTATATCTGCAGGATCTGCCAAGCCTTGCACATCTTGAACTAGTTCAAGTATATGATGGTGACACATTGCATTTTGTGTGTGGAAAGTTCAAGAAGCTCAAGGTTTTAGGCCTTGACAAATTCGATGGACTCAAACAGGTGACAGTGGGGGAGGATGCAATGCCTTGCCTAGAAAGGCTGAGCATCGGACGCTGCGAATTGTTGAAGAAGGTTCCATCAGGAATTGAGCACTTGAGTAAGCTCAAAGTCCTTGAGTTTTTTGATATGCCAGATGAACTGATGAAGACAATATGTCCACATGGTCCAGGAAAAGATTACTGTAAAGTTTCACATATACCAAATGTCTATTCTACCTATTGGAGAGATGATGGTTGGGATGTTTATGCTCTAGACAGTTTCAGCAGAGATTGTTCTCCCCGGTCTGGCACAGTCATGAGAAGTCATGAACCTCGCACTCTGTGGAAGGTGTAG